In one window of Brassica rapa cultivar Chiifu-401-42 chromosome A07, CAAS_Brap_v3.01, whole genome shotgun sequence DNA:
- the LOC103830408 gene encoding regulator of telomere elongation helicase 1 homolog isoform X2, protein MPAYSIRGINVDFPFEAYPSQITYMDRVIESLQNKCHALLESPTGTGKTLCLLCATLAWRKSLGSFSTRKDRNNDSDPQMSQSGGYPTIVYASRTHSQLRQVIKELKRCSYRPKMLVLGSREQLCVNEEVNSLRGKALSNACHYLCKKRGKRQCNHFNRVPDYLKNNSHIGDEPVDIEDLVNIGKGSGPCPYYITREVHKDVDILFTPYNYLISNAYRKHLKVDWNSSVLIFDEAHNLEGICADSASFDLPSFHLSACITEAQECVELASARRGSLNDGSTNPENFAILKGLLLKLQELISKVPIPKRDEGFTKPGPYMYEMLKGLNITHETAPKLIDTVEEATVLLDEEKQRTGTNTGSKLEVIVDMLKLIFRENGSSHADVYRVHIQEHEQNPTDIIKGKVSRTLSWWCFNPGITMQDIAKKGVGTIILTSGTLSPMDSLVQELKLDFPIRLENPHVISSNQLWAGVVSTGPSGCVLNSSYRNRDVPEYKQELGNAIVNFSRVVPDGLLVFFPSYYLMDRCIAFWKDGSHRNSMTIWERICKLKKPVIEPKDSSLFPAAMLDFSKKLQDRSISGAVFFAVCRGKVSEGLDFADGAGRAVVITGLPYARVTDPKIKLKREFLDEQSQVSDVKRSTILSGSMWYSQEAARAVNQAIGRVIRHRHDYGAIIFCDDRFEQPSQQSKISLWIRPYVKCYPRYGEVISDLARFFRIERSNFPASLVTEQEYDIVSTLLPKVSTKDAPSPTAGISNVKNAGVARNEVSRVEALPPANRASPSEFVKWKGLTILQRKSKMPRIVKGEVMQACSSVKAKLVEISDEETPVERTTCEVVDLECDKQTCQIASSNNCFNTMGLVKKRKIPESQGSGASSSVLKEKGSGGGGALKIFFLWLRFEL, encoded by the exons ATGCCCGCTTACAGCATCAGAGGAATCAATGTCGATTTCCCATTCGAGGCCTACCCTTCTCAGATCACTTACATGGACAGAGTCATCGAGTCCCTCCAAAAC AAATGTCACGCGCTCCTGGAGAGTCCTACTGGAACTGGGAAAACGCTTTGTCTTCTCTGTGCGACCTTAGCCTGGAGGAAGAGTCTCGGCAGTTTCTCTACCCGTAAGGATCGTAACAACGATTCAGACCCGCAAATGTCCCAATCCGGAGGTTATCCTACAATAGTTTATGCGTCTCGGACTCATAGTCAGCTCCGCCAAGTCATCAAAGAACTTAAAAGATGCAGTTACAG gCCTAAGATGCTGGTGCTTGGATCACGTGAGCAGTTATGCGTTAACGAGGAAGTGAATTCACTCCGAGGAAAGGCGCTCTCTAATGCTTGTCATTACCTTTGCAAAAAGCGTGGTAAACGCCAATGTAACCATTTCAATCGCGTTCCAG ATTATTTGAAGAATAACTCTCATATTGGTGACGAACCTGTTGACATTGAGGATTTGGTCAATATTGGGAAAGGTTCTGGGCC GTGTCCATATTATATTACAAGAGAGGTTCACAAAGACGTGGACATCTTATTTACACCTTACAACTACTTGATCAGCAATGCGTATAGAAAGCATCTGAAGGTCGACTGGAATAGTAGCGTCCTCATTTTTGATGAAGCTCACAATCTA GAAGGTATATGCGCAGACTCAGCTTCGTTTGACCTTCCTTCTTTTCATTTATCGGCTTGCATTACCGAGGCACAAGAATGTGTAGAACTTGCGTCAGCAAGAAGGGGTTCATTAAACGATGGGTCCACGAACCCTGAGAATTTTGCTATACTTAAAG GACTTCTTTTAAAGCTGCAGGAACTGATTTCTAAAGTGCCAATTCCGAAAAGGGACGAGGGGTTTACCAAGCCTGGGCCATACATGTACGAAATGCTTAAAGGCCTTAACATCACTCACGAAACTGCTCCTAAACTCATTGATACAGTCGAGGAGGCTACGGTGCTTCTTGATGAGGAGAAACAACGAACAGGGACCAACACTGGAAGCAAACTAGAAGTCATTGTTGACATGCTTAAACTGATCTTTAGAGAAAATGGAAGTAGCCATGCTGATGTTTATCGT GTTCATATCCAGGAGCATGAGCAAAATCCTACTGATATAATAAAAG GCAAGGTATCAAGAACGCTAAGTTGGTGGTGTTTCAATCCTGGGATCACCATGCAGGACATAGCAAAAAAAGGTGTTGGGACTATCATTTTAACATCGGGAACTTTATCTCCCATGGATTCACTGGTTCAAGAACTAAAATT AGACTTTCCTATTCGTTTGGAGAATCCCCATGTTATATCCTCAAATCAGCTATGGGCTGGAGTTGTAAGCACTGGTCCCTCAGGGTGTGTTCTTAATTCTAGCTACCGAAATCGTGATGTGCCGGAGTACAAACAAGAACTTGGGAATGCTATTG TTAACTTTTCTCGAGTCGTACCTGATGGACTTCTGGTCTTTTTCCCATCCTATTACCTTATGGACCGTTGCATTGCATTTTGGAAAGATGGG AGTCACAGAAACTCGATGACAATATGGGAAAGAATCTGCAAACTGAAGAAACCTGTCATTGAACCTAAAGACTCTTCCCTCTTTCCTGCTGCAATGCTG GATTTTTCAAAGAAATTGCAAGACAGATCAATTTCCGGTGCGGTGTTTTTTGCCGTTTGTCGTGGAAAG GTCAGTGAAGGACTAGATTTTGCTGATGGCGCTGGCAGAGCTGTTGTCATTACTGGGTTACCTTATGCCAGGGTCACCGATCCTAAG ATTAAACTGAAACGAGAGTTTCTGGATGAACAATCACAAGTTTCAGATGTCAAG AGATCAACCATTCTATCTGGAAGCATGTGGTACAGTCAAGAAGCCGCACGGGCTGTGAATCAGGCAATTGGACGTGTTATCCGCCATCGCCATGATTATGGAGCTATCATTTTCTGTGATgacag ATTTGAACAGCCGTCCCAGCAGTCCAAGATATCCCTTTGGATACGACCTTATGTCAAG TGCTACCCAAGATACGGAGAGGTCATTTCCGACCTTGCTCGATTTTTCCGGATAGAGAGATCAAATTTTCCCGCAAGTCTTGTAACAGAACAAGAATACGATATAG TTTCAACTTTATTACCAAAGGTGTCAACCAAGGATGCTCCTTCACCAACCGCTG GTATTAGTAATGTGAAGAACGCTGGCGTCGCAAGAAATGAGGTGAGTAGAGTGGAAGCACTTCCTCCTGCAAATAGGGCTTCACCGTCGGAGTTTGTTAAATGGAAAGGCTTGACCATCCTACAGCGCAAGAGCAAGATGCCTCGCATTGTAAAGGGAGAGGTTATGCAAGCTTGTTCTTCAGTGAAGGCTAAATTAGTGGAAATAAGTGACGAGGAGACTCCAGTAGAGAGGACAACATGTGAAGTAGTTGATCTAGAATGCGACAAGCAGACTTGTCAAATTGCATCGAGCAACAACTGTTTCAACACAATGGGGCTAGTGAAAAAGCGAAAGATTCCAGAGAGTCAGGGAAGTGGTGCATCGTCCTCAGTGTTGAAAGAGAAAGGgagtggaggtggtggtg ctttaaaaattttttttct GTGGTTGAGATTTGAGCTGTAG
- the LOC103830408 gene encoding regulator of telomere elongation helicase 1 homolog isoform X1 — MPAYSIRGINVDFPFEAYPSQITYMDRVIESLQNKCHALLESPTGTGKTLCLLCATLAWRKSLGSFSTRKDRNNDSDPQMSQSGGYPTIVYASRTHSQLRQVIKELKRCSYRPKMLVLGSREQLCVNEEVNSLRGKALSNACHYLCKKRGKRQCNHFNRVPDYLKNNSHIGDEPVDIEDLVNIGKGSGPCPYYITREVHKDVDILFTPYNYLISNAYRKHLKVDWNSSVLIFDEAHNLEGICADSASFDLPSFHLSACITEAQECVELASARRGSLNDGSTNPENFAILKGLLLKLQELISKVPIPKRDEGFTKPGPYMYEMLKGLNITHETAPKLIDTVEEATVLLDEEKQRTGTNTGSKLEVIVDMLKLIFRENGSSHADVYRVHIQEHEQNPTDIIKGKVSRTLSWWCFNPGITMQDIAKKGVGTIILTSGTLSPMDSLVQELKLDFPIRLENPHVISSNQLWAGVVSTGPSGCVLNSSYRNRDVPEYKQELGNAIVNFSRVVPDGLLVFFPSYYLMDRCIAFWKDGSHRNSMTIWERICKLKKPVIEPKDSSLFPAAMLDFSKKLQDRSISGAVFFAVCRGKVSEGLDFADGAGRAVVITGLPYARVTDPKIKLKREFLDEQSQVSDVKRSTILSGSMWYSQEAARAVNQAIGRVIRHRHDYGAIIFCDDRFEQPSQQSKISLWIRPYVKCYPRYGEVISDLARFFRIERSNFPASLVTEQEYDIVSTLLPKVSTKDAPSPTAGISNVKNAGVARNEVSRVEALPPANRASPSEFVKWKGLTILQRKSKMPRIVKGEVMQACSSVKAKLVEISDEETPVERTTCEVVDLECDKQTCQIASSNNCFNTMGLVKKRKIPESQGSGASSSVLKEKGSGGGGGDKKEASASAFLSQVKEKLNAEEYNKFIGYIQALKKKEIKIASVMESIVQLFYGKERDHLLMGFKDFVPVKYRSAYEECMKTTKRDAL; from the exons ATGCCCGCTTACAGCATCAGAGGAATCAATGTCGATTTCCCATTCGAGGCCTACCCTTCTCAGATCACTTACATGGACAGAGTCATCGAGTCCCTCCAAAAC AAATGTCACGCGCTCCTGGAGAGTCCTACTGGAACTGGGAAAACGCTTTGTCTTCTCTGTGCGACCTTAGCCTGGAGGAAGAGTCTCGGCAGTTTCTCTACCCGTAAGGATCGTAACAACGATTCAGACCCGCAAATGTCCCAATCCGGAGGTTATCCTACAATAGTTTATGCGTCTCGGACTCATAGTCAGCTCCGCCAAGTCATCAAAGAACTTAAAAGATGCAGTTACAG gCCTAAGATGCTGGTGCTTGGATCACGTGAGCAGTTATGCGTTAACGAGGAAGTGAATTCACTCCGAGGAAAGGCGCTCTCTAATGCTTGTCATTACCTTTGCAAAAAGCGTGGTAAACGCCAATGTAACCATTTCAATCGCGTTCCAG ATTATTTGAAGAATAACTCTCATATTGGTGACGAACCTGTTGACATTGAGGATTTGGTCAATATTGGGAAAGGTTCTGGGCC GTGTCCATATTATATTACAAGAGAGGTTCACAAAGACGTGGACATCTTATTTACACCTTACAACTACTTGATCAGCAATGCGTATAGAAAGCATCTGAAGGTCGACTGGAATAGTAGCGTCCTCATTTTTGATGAAGCTCACAATCTA GAAGGTATATGCGCAGACTCAGCTTCGTTTGACCTTCCTTCTTTTCATTTATCGGCTTGCATTACCGAGGCACAAGAATGTGTAGAACTTGCGTCAGCAAGAAGGGGTTCATTAAACGATGGGTCCACGAACCCTGAGAATTTTGCTATACTTAAAG GACTTCTTTTAAAGCTGCAGGAACTGATTTCTAAAGTGCCAATTCCGAAAAGGGACGAGGGGTTTACCAAGCCTGGGCCATACATGTACGAAATGCTTAAAGGCCTTAACATCACTCACGAAACTGCTCCTAAACTCATTGATACAGTCGAGGAGGCTACGGTGCTTCTTGATGAGGAGAAACAACGAACAGGGACCAACACTGGAAGCAAACTAGAAGTCATTGTTGACATGCTTAAACTGATCTTTAGAGAAAATGGAAGTAGCCATGCTGATGTTTATCGT GTTCATATCCAGGAGCATGAGCAAAATCCTACTGATATAATAAAAG GCAAGGTATCAAGAACGCTAAGTTGGTGGTGTTTCAATCCTGGGATCACCATGCAGGACATAGCAAAAAAAGGTGTTGGGACTATCATTTTAACATCGGGAACTTTATCTCCCATGGATTCACTGGTTCAAGAACTAAAATT AGACTTTCCTATTCGTTTGGAGAATCCCCATGTTATATCCTCAAATCAGCTATGGGCTGGAGTTGTAAGCACTGGTCCCTCAGGGTGTGTTCTTAATTCTAGCTACCGAAATCGTGATGTGCCGGAGTACAAACAAGAACTTGGGAATGCTATTG TTAACTTTTCTCGAGTCGTACCTGATGGACTTCTGGTCTTTTTCCCATCCTATTACCTTATGGACCGTTGCATTGCATTTTGGAAAGATGGG AGTCACAGAAACTCGATGACAATATGGGAAAGAATCTGCAAACTGAAGAAACCTGTCATTGAACCTAAAGACTCTTCCCTCTTTCCTGCTGCAATGCTG GATTTTTCAAAGAAATTGCAAGACAGATCAATTTCCGGTGCGGTGTTTTTTGCCGTTTGTCGTGGAAAG GTCAGTGAAGGACTAGATTTTGCTGATGGCGCTGGCAGAGCTGTTGTCATTACTGGGTTACCTTATGCCAGGGTCACCGATCCTAAG ATTAAACTGAAACGAGAGTTTCTGGATGAACAATCACAAGTTTCAGATGTCAAG AGATCAACCATTCTATCTGGAAGCATGTGGTACAGTCAAGAAGCCGCACGGGCTGTGAATCAGGCAATTGGACGTGTTATCCGCCATCGCCATGATTATGGAGCTATCATTTTCTGTGATgacag ATTTGAACAGCCGTCCCAGCAGTCCAAGATATCCCTTTGGATACGACCTTATGTCAAG TGCTACCCAAGATACGGAGAGGTCATTTCCGACCTTGCTCGATTTTTCCGGATAGAGAGATCAAATTTTCCCGCAAGTCTTGTAACAGAACAAGAATACGATATAG TTTCAACTTTATTACCAAAGGTGTCAACCAAGGATGCTCCTTCACCAACCGCTG GTATTAGTAATGTGAAGAACGCTGGCGTCGCAAGAAATGAGGTGAGTAGAGTGGAAGCACTTCCTCCTGCAAATAGGGCTTCACCGTCGGAGTTTGTTAAATGGAAAGGCTTGACCATCCTACAGCGCAAGAGCAAGATGCCTCGCATTGTAAAGGGAGAGGTTATGCAAGCTTGTTCTTCAGTGAAGGCTAAATTAGTGGAAATAAGTGACGAGGAGACTCCAGTAGAGAGGACAACATGTGAAGTAGTTGATCTAGAATGCGACAAGCAGACTTGTCAAATTGCATCGAGCAACAACTGTTTCAACACAATGGGGCTAGTGAAAAAGCGAAAGATTCCAGAGAGTCAGGGAAGTGGTGCATCGTCCTCAGTGTTGAAAGAGAAAGGgagtggaggtggtggtggtgataaAAAGGAAGCAAGTGCATCTGCATTTTTGAGTCAA GTCAAAGAAAAGCTAAACGCAGAAGAATACAACAAGTTCATTGGATACATACAAGCattgaaaaagaaagagataaaAATAGCAAGCGTGATGGAATCCATTGTGCAACTGTTCTATGGGAAAGAGAGAGATCATCTACTCATGGG ATTCAAAGACTTCGTGCCAGTAAAATATCGTTCTGCATATGAGGAATGCATGAAAACGACGAAGAGAGATGCCTTATGA
- the LOC103830409 gene encoding FCS-Like Zinc finger 10 isoform X1, whose product MAEADPDSSDTSDLKPISSSAPLFSIPRFFVAKESDAAGRSPTSPLDFTIFGGLFSPRSYPAAPSSPRFRNRWACDKVGLSLLSSSVGEEEGHEEGLFNIVLAPQIKPRLFGSCVKSYSLPKNYAAPSMSSDAVNIEEELNIHDSEEHNSPRRSSSSPMDIISSQAYSRSLSAREMALSEDYTCIISHGPNPKTTHIFGDCILDCDPNELGTKDETEKPEGDDDSFLCLCTDKPQNHIHMHSSETAAAEEKESDKGGEEDCLEISPGTSYNEDLFPMAS is encoded by the exons atGGCTGAGGCTGATCCAGACTCCTCAGATACTTCTGATCTGAAACCCATTAGCAGCAGCGCCCCACTCTTTAGCATCCCTCGTTTCTTTGTCGCTAAAGAGTCTGATGCTGCAGGGAGGAGTCCTACTTCTCCTCTTGATTTTACAATCTTTGGTGGCCTCTTTAGCCCCAGGTCTTATCCAGCTGCTCCCTCATCTCCCAGATTTCGTAACAGATGGGCTTGTGACAAAGTTGGCCTCTCTCTTCTAAGCTCCAGCGTTGGAGAAGAGGAAGGCCATGAGGAGGGTTTATTCAACATCGTGCTTGCCCCTCAAATCAAGCCCAGGCTGTTTGGTTCTTGTGTTAAATCCTATTCGTTGCCTAAGAACTATGCTGCCCCTTCCATGTCTTCTGATGCGGTGAACATTGAAGAGGAGCTTAACATTCATGACTCAGAGGAACATAACTCCCCAAGGAGATCAAGCTCATCTCCTATGGATATTATCTCCAGCCAGGCTTACTCTCGCTCGCTCTCTGCACGTGAGATGGCGCTCTCTGAGGACTATACCTGTATCATTTCACATGGGCCAAACCCAAAGACAACTCATATTTTTGGTGATTGCATCCTGGATTGTGACCCCAATGAGTTGGGAACCAAGGATGAAACTGAGAAGCCAGAAGGAGATGATGATTCTTTCCTCTGCTTATGCACCGACAAACCTCAGAACCACATTCATATGCACAG CAGCGAGACAGCAGCAGCAGAAGAGAAGGAAAGTGACAAGGGAGGTGAGGAAGATTGTTTGGAGATATCGCCTGGAACAAGTTACAACGAGGATCTGTTTCCTATGGCCTCTTAA
- the LOC103830409 gene encoding FCS-Like Zinc finger 10 isoform X2, whose protein sequence is MAEADPDSSDTSDLKPISSSAPLFSIPRFFVAKESDAAGRSPTSPLDFTIFGGLFSPRSYPAAPSSPRFRNRWACDKVGLSLLSSSVGEEEGHEEGLFNIVLAPQIKPRLFGSCVKSYSLPKNYAAPSMSSDAVNIEEELNIHDSEEHNSPRRSSSSPMDIISSQAYSRSLSAREMALSEDYTCIISHGPNPKTTHIFGDCILDCDPNELGTKDETEKPEGDDDSFLCLCTDKPQNHIHMHSETAAAEEKESDKGGEEDCLEISPGTSYNEDLFPMAS, encoded by the exons atGGCTGAGGCTGATCCAGACTCCTCAGATACTTCTGATCTGAAACCCATTAGCAGCAGCGCCCCACTCTTTAGCATCCCTCGTTTCTTTGTCGCTAAAGAGTCTGATGCTGCAGGGAGGAGTCCTACTTCTCCTCTTGATTTTACAATCTTTGGTGGCCTCTTTAGCCCCAGGTCTTATCCAGCTGCTCCCTCATCTCCCAGATTTCGTAACAGATGGGCTTGTGACAAAGTTGGCCTCTCTCTTCTAAGCTCCAGCGTTGGAGAAGAGGAAGGCCATGAGGAGGGTTTATTCAACATCGTGCTTGCCCCTCAAATCAAGCCCAGGCTGTTTGGTTCTTGTGTTAAATCCTATTCGTTGCCTAAGAACTATGCTGCCCCTTCCATGTCTTCTGATGCGGTGAACATTGAAGAGGAGCTTAACATTCATGACTCAGAGGAACATAACTCCCCAAGGAGATCAAGCTCATCTCCTATGGATATTATCTCCAGCCAGGCTTACTCTCGCTCGCTCTCTGCACGTGAGATGGCGCTCTCTGAGGACTATACCTGTATCATTTCACATGGGCCAAACCCAAAGACAACTCATATTTTTGGTGATTGCATCCTGGATTGTGACCCCAATGAGTTGGGAACCAAGGATGAAACTGAGAAGCCAGAAGGAGATGATGATTCTTTCCTCTGCTTATGCACCGACAAACCTCAGAACCACATTCATATGCACAG CGAGACAGCAGCAGCAGAAGAGAAGGAAAGTGACAAGGGAGGTGAGGAAGATTGTTTGGAGATATCGCCTGGAACAAGTTACAACGAGGATCTGTTTCCTATGGCCTCTTAA
- the LOC103830411 gene encoding protein SYS1 homolog, producing MFYGTAVWDPWLIVGQIICLQCSFYLSLGVFMILFLGLRVPRLSLVYFFDYATLTTSTVTGWCVIASFLFTSLAGAVYMIFVVERARKCLDFSATLYIIHLYLCILNGGWPSSMAWWVVNGTGLAVMALLAEYLCIKREQREIPMDRFHSRV from the exons ATGTTCTATGGCACAGCTGTATGGGACCCTTGGCTTATCGTTGGCCAGATTATCTGCCTTCAATGCTCCTTCTACCTCTCTCTCGGAGTCTTCATGATCCTCTTCCTTGGCCTTCGCGTTCCTCGCCTTAGTCTTGTCTACTTCTTCGATTACGCTACTCTCACTACTTCTACCGTTACCGGTTGGTGTGTCATTGCCTCGTTCCTCTTCACTTCACTTGCAgg GGCTGTGTACATGATATTTGTGGTGGAGCGAGCAAGGAAATGCCTAGATTTCTCTGCGACTCTCTATATCATACATCTCTACTTGTGCATCCTCAATGGTGGATGGCCTTCGTCTATGGCATGGTGGGTTGTTAATGGCACGGGGCTTGCTGTTATGGCTTTGCTAGCTGAGTACCTTTGCATTAAACGCGAGCAGCGTGAGATCCCTATGGATCGTTTCCATTCAA GGGTTTGA
- the LOC103830410 gene encoding coatomer subunit beta'-1, which translates to MPLRLEIKRKFLQRSERVKSVDLHPTEPWILASLYSGTVCIWNYQTQTMVKSFEVTELPVRSAKFVSRKQWVVAGADDMFIRVYNYNTMDKIKVFEAHADYIRCVAVHPTLPYVLSSSDDMLIKLWDWEKDWVCTQIFEGHSHYVMQVTFNPKDTNTFASASLDRSINIWNLGSPDPNFTLDAHLKGVNCVDYFTGGDKPYLITGSDDHTAKVWDYQTKTCVQTLDGHTHNVSAVCFHPELPIIITGSEDGTVRIWHATTYRLENTLNYGLERVWAIGHMKGSHRVVIGYDEGSTMVKLGREIPVASMDNSGKIIWAKHNEIHTVNIKSVGTDEVTDGERLPLAVKELGTCDLYPQSLKHNPNGRFVVVCGDGEYIIYTALAWRNRSFGSALEFVWSSEGEHAVRESSSKIKIFSKNFQEKKTVRPTFSAERIFGGTLLAICSSDFICFYDWAECRLIRRIDVTVKNLYWADSGDLVAITSDSSFYILKLNRDIVSSYMDGGKEIDEEGIEDAFELLNETNERVRTGLWVGDCFIYTNSSWRLNYCVGGEVTTMYHLDRPMYLLGYLANQSRVYLIDKEFNIIGYTLLLTLIEYKTLVMRGDLEQANQVLPSIPKEHHNSVAHFLESRGMTEDALEVATDPDYRFELAIQLGRLEVAKDIAVEAQSESKWKQLGELAMSTGKLGMAEECMRHAVDLSGLLLLYSSLGDAEGLTKLAAIAKEQGKNNVAFVCLFMLGQVEDCLHLLVESNRIPEAALIARSYLPSRVSEIVALWRKDLTKISPKAAESLADPEEYPNLFEDWQVALSLEERAAETRGVHPPAGDYGSHTHRDYTTLVEAFRIMQIEEEERLEHGDVLEEVGGDGEEENQEAEEESGDGKEENAEEEGVVVDADSTDSAVLVNGNESEEQWVLTPPQE; encoded by the exons ATG CCTCTGAGACTCGAGATCAAG CGTAAGTTTCTTCAAAGATCAGAAAGAGTCAAATCTGTAGACCTCCATCCTACCGAACCATG GATCCTGGCGAGTTTGTATTCTGGAACAGTCTGCATCTGGAATTATCAGACACAG ACTATGGTCAAGTCTTTCGAGGTGACTGAATTGCCTG TTCGGTCTGCTAAGTTTGTTTCGCGCAAGCAGTGGGTTGTAGCTGGAGCTGATGACATGTTCATTCGTGTCTACAACTACAACACGATGGATAAGATCAAAGTCTTTGAGGCTCATGCTGATTACATTAGGTGTGTTGCTGTTCATCCCACCCTTCCCTATGTCTTATCGTCATCAGATGATATGCTCATCAAGCTCTGGGACTGGGAGAAGGATTGGGTTTGCACTCAGATTTTCGAAGGACATTCCCATTATGTTATGCAAGTGACTTTCAATCCCAAAGACACCAATACTTTTGCTAGTGCATCGCTTGACCGTTCCATTAAT atATGGAATCTTGGTTCTCCGGATCCAAATTTTACTTTGGATGCACATTTGAAAGGGGTCAATTGTGTTGACTACTTTACTGGTGGGGACAAACCATACCTTATCACTGGGTCTGATGACCATACTGCTAAG GTGTGGGACTACCAAACAAAAACTTGCGTTCAAACACTTGACGGTCATACACACAATGTTTCTGCAGTGTGTTTCCATCCAGAGCTCCCAATAATTATTACGGGATCCGAGGATGGAACTGTTCGCATATGGCATGCCACCACGTACAG GCTGGAGAATACATTGAACTATGGCCTTGAGAGGGTTTGGGCTATTGGACACATGAAAGGTTCCCACCG GGTTGTAATTGGTTATGACGAAGGGTCCACAATGGTGAAACTTGGCCGTGAAATACCAGTGGCTAGTATGGACAACAGTGGGAAAATTATTTGGGCTAAACACAATGAGATACATACTGTGAACATCAAGAGCGTTGGCACAGATGAG GTTACTGATGGTGAGAGACTGCCTTTGGCTGTTAAAGAGCTAGGAACTTGCGATCTTTATCCTCAA aGCCTGAAGCACAACCCTAATGGTAGGTTTGTCGTTGTTTGTGGAGATGGTGAGTACATCATTTACACTGCCTTGGCATGGAGAAATAGGTCGTTTGGCTCGGCCCTGGAATTTGTTTGGTCATCTGAGGGGGAACATGCTGTCAGGGAAAGCTCGTCAAAGATCAAGATCTTCAGCAAGAACTTCCAG GAAAAGAAGACTGTAAGGCCTACGTTCTCAGCAGAGCGCATTTTTGGCGGGACGTTATTGGCTATATGCTCAAGTGATTTTATCTGCTTCTATGATTGGGCGGAATGTAGATTGATTAGGCGAATAGATGTTACCGTGAAA AATCTTTATTGGGCTGACAGTGGCGATCTAGTTGCAATTACCAGTGATTCATCATTCTACATCCTTAAGCTCAAT CGCGACATTGTTTCCTCTTATATGGATGGCGGTAAAGAAATTGATGAGGAAGGCATTGAGGATGCATTTGAGCTTCTTAATGAAACCAATGAACGTGTTCGGACTGGCTTATGGGTTGGGGATTGTTTTATCTATACCAACTCTTCTTGGAGGCTTAACTACTGTGTTGGTGGTGAG GTAACGACAATGTATCATCTGGACCGACCTATGTACTTGTTGGGTTATCTCGCTAATCAAAGTCGAGTTTATCTAATTGACAAAGAGTTCAA cATTATTGGTTACACTTTACTTTTAACTTTGATTGAGTACAAGACTCTTGTCATGCGTGGAGATTTGGAACAGGCTAATCAAGTCTTACCTTCAATTCCTAAGGAGCATCATAATAG TGTGGCGCACTTTTTGGAATCACGTGGAATGACAGAAGATGCTCTGGAAGTAGCTACTGACCCTGATTACAGATTTGAGTTGGCCATACAGCTCGGTAGATTGGAGGTCGCAAAG GACATCGCTGTCGAAGCACAAAGTGAGTCAAAATGGAAGCAACTTGGAGAATTAGCGATGTCCACTGGGAAG CTGGGTATGGCTGAGGAATGCATGAGGCATGCTGTGGATCTGAGTGGTCTGTTACTACTTTATTCTTCCTTGGGAGATGCAGAAGGATTGACGAAGCTGGCAGCAATAGCCAAAGAGCAAGGAAAGAATAATGTCGCCTTTGTTTGCTTGTTCATGTTGGGTCAAGTAGAAGACTGCCTGCATCTTTTGGTGGAAAG TAATCGGATACCTGAAGCTGCTCTGATAGCACGATCGTACCTTCCGAGCAGGGTCTCCGAAATAGTGGCACTGTGGAGAAAGGATTTGACCAAG ATAAGCCCAAAGGCTGCTGAATCTCTGGCTGATCCTGAAGAGTATCCCAATCTGTTTGAAGACTGGCAAGTTGCCTTATCCCTTGAAGAAAGGGCTGCAGAGACAAG GGGCGTCCATCCTCCTGCTGGGGATTATGGCAGTCATACACACAGAGACTACACAACTTTGGTGGAAGCTTTTAGAATCATGcaaattgaagaagaagagaggctTGAGCACGGGGATGTTCTCGAGGAG GTTGGGGGAGATGGAGAAGAGGAGAACCAGGAAGCTGAGGAAGAGAGTGGTGATGGGAAGGAAGAGAATGCGGAAGAAGAGGGTGTTGTGGTGGACGCTGACTCTACAGATAGCGCTGTGCTAGTTAATGGGAACGAGTCTGAAGAACAGTGGG TTTTAACACCACCGCAGGAGTAG